A genomic stretch from Telopea speciosissima isolate NSW1024214 ecotype Mountain lineage chromosome 7, Tspe_v1, whole genome shotgun sequence includes:
- the LOC122667326 gene encoding uncharacterized protein LOC122667326 → MGSTRRASYYYERVVAIVLALIAVLSPLYIDRKQAVELEEDEDGSGSTISFVSWAWLPLLLVILIVAINMSCYLDRRFKRFDPYWIHRVGGSPCGILALLLLLALVLKCKASSINN, encoded by the coding sequence ATGGGTAGCACCAGAAGGGCTTCTTATTACTATGAGAGAGTAGTGGCTATTGTTTTGGCCCTTATTGCTGTTCTATCACCTCTGTATATCGATCGGAAACAAGCGGTCGAactggaagaagatgaagatggcaGTGGCAGCACCATCAGCTTTGTTTCCTGGGCATGGTTACCTCTGTTGCTAGTAATCCTGATTGTTGCCATCAACATGTCTTGTTACTTAGACAGAAGATTTAAGAGGTTTGACCCTTATTGGATACACAGAGTTGGAGGTTCTCCATGTGGGATCCTAGCCCTTCTCTTGTTGCTTGCTTTAGTTTTGAAGTGCAAAGCTTCTTCGATCAATAACTGA
- the LOC122667322 gene encoding uncharacterized protein LOC122667322: protein MSTGIVFRSLDFLAFPSHGSGSHSQPRGVYVSPSMKINPTSPRTRKEAQSVEVPTTSSPHVEPSKPSNLRFDRLQHLDQEFNHGKVMDFGRFVTRAAVLDEEYCTSAWLRAECHWEDQPYGRYVNNYKRKFAEQEFNALKRRCNGQYVEKCTCIVAVKKADKNEQCTILKSVVGTLDLSIQHMLQGEEYPGELMKAPIFHCFNRTRPRMYGYLANLCVAKSARRRGIASKMLQFAIESAKSDSVEQVFVHVHKDNIPAKELYQKMGFQRVETATPRSLEEQNYLLCLKIKHL from the exons ATGTCGACGGGGATTGTTTTTCGCAGTCTTGATTTCTTGGCATTTCCAAGCCATGGTTCTGGAAGTCACTCCCAGCCTCGCGGTGTTTATGTCTCTCCATCAAT GAAAATCAACCCAACATCTCCACGGACAAGGAAGGAGGCACAGTCTGTGGAGGTTCCAACAACATCTAGTCCTCATGTTGAGCCTTCAAAGCCATCAAATCTTCGGTTTGATCGGCTGCAACATTTGGATCAAGAGTTTAATCATGGGAAGGTAATGGATTTTGGACGATTCGTGACCCGGGCAGCAGTACTTGATGAAGAGTATTGT ACATCGGCATGGTTGAGAGCAGAATGTCACTGGGAGGATCAACCATATGGACG CTATGTCAATAACTACAAAAGAAAATTTGCAGAGCAG GAATTTAATGCATTAAAAAGGCGATGCAATGGACAGTATGTAGAAAAATGCACCTGCATCGTCGCG GTAAAGAAGGCAGACAAGAATGAACAATGTACGATACTGAAGAGTGTGGTTGGAACTCTGGATTTAAGCATCCAACACATGTTACAAGGAGAGGAGTATCCTGGG GAACTCATGAAGGCTCCAATCTTTCACTGCTTCAACCGAACGAGACCACGGATGTATGGCTATTTAGCAAACTTATGTGTGGCCAAAAGCGCACGTCGCCGGGGCATTGCAAGCAAAATGTTGCAGTTTGCTATTGAATCTGCCAAATCAGATA GTGTGGAGCAGGTGTTTGTGCATGTTCACAAGGATAACATACCAGCAAAGGAGCTGTACCAAAAAATGGGTTTCCAG AGAGTGGAAACAGCAACCCCTCGTTCCTTAGAAGAGCAGAATTACTTGCTATGTTTAAAGATAAAGCATTTGTAA